A window of Thermoproteus sp. genomic DNA:
ACGGCGAGGGTTTCCTCTACGGCGGGAGGCATGTGGTGTTCGCCGCCAAGCTACCTGTCACAATACCGGCGGCAGCAGTGGACAGACAATGTGCCTCGTCCATAACATCGGCAGTAATGGGCGCCAACGAGATAGCTACCGGGATGGCGGACATAGTCATAGCCGGAGGTGTGGAGCACATGTCTAGAGTACCCATGTACGACAACCCCCATATTGTCTTAAACCCTAAGTTCTTTACGGAGGAGTACGCGTTCTACGAGCTCAATGTGGGCTACGTGATGGGTCTCACCGCCGAGAGGCTGGCCGAAGAGTCGAAAATAACCCGCGAGGAGATGGACCGTTGGAGCCTAAGGAGCCACCAACTGGCCTATAAGGCGCTGCAAGACGGGTACTTCAAAGGCGAGATAATACCGGTGGAGGTGGAGCAAGAGGGCAAGAAGGTGGTCGTCGATAGAGACCTCTCGATTAGGCCCGACACCAGCCTCGAGAAGCTGGCCGCCTTGCCGCCGGCGTTTAAGGCCGACGGTGTCATCACCGCGGGCAACTCGTCGCCTCTAAACACCGGCGCGGCCTATTTGTTGTTGATGTCCGAGAGGGCCGTCA
This region includes:
- a CDS encoding acetyl-CoA C-acetyltransferase, with the protein product MSLRNVYIVDFRRVPFSRLTRKEPQKDIYYNMRPEEIAAIVVRDLIERNGIKPEDVDDLITGMALQNGEGFLYGGRHVVFAAKLPVTIPAAAVDRQCASSITSAVMGANEIATGMADIVIAGGVEHMSRVPMYDNPHIVLNPKFFTEEYAFYELNVGYVMGLTAERLAEESKITREEMDRWSLRSHQLAYKALQDGYFKGEIIPVEVEQEGKKVVVDRDLSIRPDTSLEKLAALPPAFKADGVITAGNSSPLNTGAAYLLLMSERAVKKYGLQPMARFISYGFAGVPPAVMGKGPVPASKKALEKAGLKVRDIDLWEINEAFAVVTLYAIKELGIEEDRVNKRGGAIAIGHPLGATGARIIGTLARQLQIEGKDRGVATLCVGGGQGAAVVIERV